From Roseburia hominis, the proteins below share one genomic window:
- the dnaB gene encoding replicative DNA helicase, giving the protein MDEALIKRVPPHSIEAEQSVVGAMLMDKDAITTASEIICGGDFYQTAYGVVFDSVVELFNEGKPVDLITLQNRLREKAVPEEISDLEFARDLLTVVPTSANVKYYAEIVAEKATLRKMIKMNEELANACYLANEPVEAIVERAEKQVFELVQNRGSGDFVPIKQVVLNALEKIEKASKSKGTVTGIPTGFIDLDYKMSGLQPSDLILVAARPSMGKTAFVLNIAQHVAFKQNRTVAIFSLEMSKEQLVNRLFSLESYVDAQLLRTGNLKDSDWEKLIEGAGTIGRSNLIIDDVPGISVSEMRSKCRKYKMEYNLELIIIDYLQLMSGSVGGRNESRQQEISEISRSLKALARELHVPVIALSQLSRAVEQRPDHRPMLSDLRESGAIEQDADVVMFIYRDDYYNKDTEHVNEAEIIIAKQRNGPIGTVTLTWLPQYTKFANAQRGEG; this is encoded by the coding sequence ATGGATGAGGCACTCATAAAACGGGTACCGCCCCACAGCATAGAAGCTGAGCAGTCGGTGGTCGGCGCCATGCTGATGGATAAAGATGCGATTACAACCGCCTCCGAGATTATCTGCGGAGGCGATTTTTATCAAACGGCGTATGGCGTTGTCTTTGATTCGGTGGTAGAACTTTTTAACGAAGGAAAACCGGTGGATCTGATTACGTTGCAGAATCGTCTGCGTGAGAAGGCGGTGCCGGAAGAAATCAGCGATCTGGAATTTGCGAGAGATTTGCTGACGGTAGTTCCTACTTCAGCAAATGTAAAATATTATGCGGAGATCGTGGCTGAAAAAGCGACTCTGCGTAAGATGATCAAGATGAATGAGGAATTGGCAAATGCCTGCTATCTGGCCAATGAACCGGTGGAGGCAATCGTGGAACGCGCGGAGAAGCAGGTGTTTGAATTAGTGCAGAACCGGGGAAGCGGGGATTTTGTGCCGATCAAGCAGGTAGTGCTGAATGCGCTTGAGAAGATCGAGAAAGCCTCCAAGAGTAAGGGGACTGTAACGGGAATTCCCACAGGGTTCATTGATCTGGATTATAAGATGTCAGGACTTCAGCCATCAGACCTGATTCTTGTGGCGGCCCGCCCTTCCATGGGGAAAACGGCGTTTGTCCTGAATATAGCACAGCATGTGGCGTTCAAGCAGAATCGGACGGTGGCAATCTTCAGTCTGGAGATGTCAAAAGAGCAGTTGGTGAATCGTTTGTTCTCGCTGGAGTCCTATGTGGACGCCCAGCTCCTCAGAACGGGAAATCTGAAGGATTCTGACTGGGAGAAGCTGATTGAAGGCGCGGGAACGATCGGACGGTCAAACCTGATCATTGATGACGTCCCGGGTATTTCGGTTTCCGAGATGAGATCGAAGTGCAGGAAATATAAGATGGAATATAATCTGGAACTCATCATTATCGACTACCTTCAGCTTATGAGCGGTAGTGTAGGCGGAAGAAATGAGTCCAGACAGCAGGAGATTTCTGAGATATCGAGATCTCTTAAGGCACTGGCGAGGGAACTGCATGTTCCGGTGATTGCATTGTCCCAGCTCAGCCGGGCGGTAGAACAAAGGCCGGATCACCGGCCGATGCTTTCAGACCTGCGTGAGTCCGGGGCAATTGAGCAGGATGCCGATGTAGTCATGTTTATTTATCGTGATGATTATTATAATAAAGATACTGAGCATGTAAATGAGGCGGAGATTATTATTGCCAAGCAGAGGAACGGTCCGATTGGGACGGTGACGCTGACCTGGCTTCCGCAGTATACGAAGTTTGCCAATGCGCAGAGAGGGGAAGGGTAA
- the rplI gene encoding 50S ribosomal protein L9, with amino-acid sequence MKVILLQDVKSLGKKGEIVSVNDGYARNFILPKKLGVEANSKNMNDLKLQKQNQEKVAQESLDAAKDLAAKLEQGKVELKIKTGEGGRTFGSVSSKEIAQAVKDQMGYDVDKKKIQIKEAIKTPGMHLVPVKLHTKVTAELKVHVGEA; translated from the coding sequence ATGAAGGTAATTTTATTGCAGGATGTAAAGAGCTTAGGTAAAAAAGGTGAGATTGTATCGGTAAACGACGGATATGCAAGGAATTTTATTCTGCCGAAGAAGCTGGGAGTGGAAGCGAATAGCAAGAATATGAATGATCTGAAGTTACAGAAGCAGAACCAGGAGAAGGTGGCACAGGAGAGCCTGGATGCGGCAAAGGATCTGGCTGCGAAGCTGGAGCAGGGAAAGGTTGAGCTTAAGATCAAGACAGGAGAAGGCGGAAGGACCTTCGGATCTGTTTCTTCCAAGGAGATTGCTCAGGCAGTGAAGGATCAGATGGGATATGATGTGGATAAGAAGAAGATTCAGATCAAAGAGGCCATCAAGACTCCGGGAATGCATCTGGTTCCGGTGAAGCTGCATACAAAAGTAACGGCTGAACTTAAGGTTCATGTAGGAGAGGCTTAG
- a CDS encoding DHH family phosphoesterase: MKKEVKLKGQLRLYMQWPAIMTVLLVLMTVWIFKTDKRAGAIMAVFVLIYAVIVGSLYFYNKSLILADMVEFAAQYGIVQNTLLKELTVPYAILMADGKILWTNDQFQEILGEKMRKDSYLSRYMPELNRSMFPKEEGQTVSLELSYRDKDYQAEVQCVSVEGFSEAEKLLKLPEEREYFIAVHLQDVTQLNHYIRENEDQRLVAGLVYIDNYDEVMESVEEVRQSLLVALIDRKINQYVANLAGIAKKLEKDKYFIAVKKVGFRKMEEDRFSLLEEVKNVNIGNQVPATLSIGLGLSSDTYTAGYNYARVAIDLALARGGDQAVIKDCKGITYYGGKREQTSKNTRVKARVKAEALREFIMAKERIIVMGHKMADADSMGAAVGIYCAASALEKKVNIVLNEVTPSLRPLYEAFKNSAVCPEDLFVNSREAEELADDSCMVVVVDTNKPKMTECERLLRVTKTIAVLDHHRQSDEVIENAVLSYIEPYASSACEMVAEVLQYIVEDLKLNVMEANSLYAGIMVDTNNFTMRTGVRTFEAAAYLRRCGADITYVRKLLRDDPASYRAKATLVSNSEVYRKVYAIAKGGNLGIESPTIVGAQAANELLSIEGIKASFALTEYNNKIYVSARSIDEVNVQIIMERLGGGGHINMAGAQFEFTDINRAVAILKETIDTMIEKGDI, from the coding sequence ATGAAGAAAGAAGTAAAGCTAAAAGGCCAACTGAGATTGTATATGCAATGGCCCGCCATCATGACGGTACTTTTGGTGTTGATGACGGTCTGGATCTTTAAGACGGATAAGCGGGCCGGAGCGATCATGGCGGTATTCGTGCTGATTTATGCAGTGATCGTAGGGAGTCTGTATTTTTATAATAAGTCTCTGATCCTGGCGGATATGGTCGAATTTGCAGCCCAGTATGGCATTGTGCAGAATACGTTGCTCAAGGAGTTGACGGTGCCGTATGCGATTCTGATGGCAGACGGGAAGATTCTCTGGACGAACGACCAGTTTCAGGAGATTCTGGGCGAGAAGATGCGTAAGGATTCGTATCTGAGCAGATATATGCCGGAACTGAACCGAAGCATGTTCCCGAAGGAGGAAGGACAAACTGTAAGTCTGGAGCTTAGCTATCGTGACAAGGATTATCAGGCGGAGGTACAGTGCGTTTCCGTGGAAGGATTCAGCGAGGCGGAGAAGCTCCTTAAGCTGCCCGAAGAGAGGGAGTATTTTATTGCGGTTCATTTGCAGGACGTGACGCAGCTCAATCACTATATACGGGAGAATGAGGACCAGCGTCTTGTGGCGGGACTGGTCTATATAGATAATTATGATGAAGTCATGGAAAGTGTCGAGGAGGTGCGCCAGTCGCTTCTTGTGGCGCTGATTGACAGGAAGATTAACCAGTATGTGGCCAACCTTGCCGGAATCGCCAAAAAGCTGGAAAAGGATAAATACTTTATCGCCGTGAAGAAGGTGGGGTTCCGAAAGATGGAGGAGGATCGTTTTTCACTTCTTGAGGAAGTAAAGAATGTGAATATTGGTAATCAGGTACCGGCAACGCTCAGTATTGGTCTGGGACTGAGTTCGGATACCTATACCGCGGGTTATAACTATGCCCGTGTGGCGATTGACCTTGCACTTGCCCGGGGAGGCGACCAGGCGGTAATAAAGGATTGCAAAGGCATTACTTATTACGGTGGAAAACGTGAGCAGACTTCCAAGAACACCCGCGTGAAAGCGCGTGTCAAGGCAGAAGCGCTCCGAGAGTTTATCATGGCTAAAGAGCGGATCATTGTCATGGGACATAAGATGGCAGATGCAGATTCGATGGGAGCAGCGGTCGGTATTTATTGTGCGGCCTCGGCGTTAGAGAAGAAGGTCAATATTGTATTGAATGAAGTGACGCCCAGCCTTCGTCCGCTGTATGAGGCATTTAAGAACAGTGCCGTATGTCCGGAGGACCTGTTTGTGAATTCCAGAGAGGCGGAAGAGCTTGCAGATGATAGCTGTATGGTCGTGGTAGTGGATACCAATAAGCCGAAGATGACAGAGTGTGAGCGGCTTTTGCGGGTGACGAAGACGATTGCCGTTCTGGATCACCACAGGCAGAGCGATGAAGTGATCGAGAACGCGGTACTTTCCTATATTGAGCCTTATGCTTCTTCGGCGTGTGAGATGGTCGCAGAAGTGCTTCAGTATATTGTGGAGGATCTGAAACTGAATGTGATGGAGGCGAACAGTCTCTATGCCGGAATCATGGTGGATACGAACAACTTTACCATGCGGACGGGTGTGCGTACCTTTGAGGCAGCGGCTTACCTTAGAAGATGTGGTGCGGACATTACTTATGTCCGTAAGCTCCTTCGTGACGATCCGGCATCTTACCGCGCAAAGGCGACCCTGGTAAGTAATTCCGAGGTATACCGGAAGGTCTATGCGATTGCGAAGGGCGGGAATTTAGGAATTGAGAGTCCTACGATCGTGGGAGCCCAGGCAGCCAATGAGTTGCTGAGTATTGAGGGAATCAAGGCCTCTTTTGCACTGACCGAATATAATAATAAGATTTATGTCAGCGCGCGTTCGATCGATGAGGTGAACGTGCAGATCATCATGGAGCGTCTGGGTGGTGGCGGACATATCAATATGGCCGGAGCACAGTTTGAATTTACGGACATTAACAGAGCCGTGGCGATTTTGAAAGAAACAATTGATACTATGATAGAAAAGGGAGATATTTAG